In Ilumatobacter fluminis, the following proteins share a genomic window:
- a CDS encoding GntR family transcriptional regulator has product MASDWRRSALPIRVLRRGRPERLKGVDGTMTATERAYSEIKRRIMDMTLAPNEHVLEAELAQDLGVSRTPIREAVLMLRSDGLVDIVPRRGVRIRPVSADQLEGIYDVLALLEARAAELAATRQSSARIAALDSAVASMSSALRERDLDGWEGADDDFHRLLVEASENDYLVAAARTSVDRVRRARRMTMRLRPLPTESVRDHAELVALIRAGRAADAFASHLAHRRRAAELLVTLLRENRLVV; this is encoded by the coding sequence GTGGCGAGCGACTGGCGACGTTCCGCTCTCCCTATCCGGGTCCTGCGTCGTGGTAGGCCGGAGAGGTTGAAAGGTGTGGATGGAACGATGACCGCAACAGAACGTGCGTACAGCGAGATCAAGAGGCGGATCATGGATATGACGCTTGCGCCGAACGAGCACGTTCTCGAGGCAGAGCTAGCGCAGGATCTTGGCGTCAGCAGAACACCGATTCGCGAAGCCGTTCTCATGCTTCGCTCTGACGGGCTGGTCGACATCGTCCCGCGTCGCGGAGTGCGCATCCGTCCGGTCTCGGCGGACCAACTCGAAGGCATCTACGACGTCCTTGCGCTGCTCGAGGCGCGCGCTGCCGAACTCGCCGCGACCCGACAGTCGTCGGCGCGTATCGCGGCGCTCGATTCGGCCGTCGCGTCGATGAGCAGCGCGCTGCGAGAGCGCGACCTCGATGGCTGGGAGGGAGCCGACGACGACTTCCACCGACTGCTCGTCGAGGCCTCCGAGAACGACTACCTCGTGGCGGCGGCTCGGACATCGGTTGACCGGGTGCGGCGAGCTCGTCGTATGACGATGCGGCTGCGACCGCTCCCGACCGAATCGGTCCGGGATCACGCCGAGTTGGTCGCCCTCATTCGAGCAGGGAGGGCTGCAGACGCCTTCGCGTCCCATCTCGCTCACCGTCGGCGTGCCGCTGAGCTGCTCGTGACGCTGCTCCGTGAGAATCGACTCGTGGTGTAG
- a CDS encoding NAD(P)-dependent oxidoreductase — protein sequence MAHVAFIGLGVMGGPMAGHLVRAGHEVTVFNRTTEKADAWVAEFGHRRELTPAAASESADLVMMCVGNDNDVREVALGPEGVLSTMKDGAVLVDHTTASASVARELSDAATAASIGFVDAPVSGGQAGAEAGILTVMCGADDRSSFEAARPIIASYARECRLLGPSGAGQTTKMVNQICIAGLLQGLSEGIAFAQRAGLDVDEVVAVIGKGAAASWQMENRAATMAAREFDFGFAVEWMRKDLAICLTEADRLGARLPVTALVNQFYQDVLGAGGKRWDTSSLITRLDDR from the coding sequence ATGGCACACGTTGCGTTCATCGGACTCGGAGTGATGGGCGGCCCGATGGCCGGCCATCTCGTCCGAGCCGGACACGAAGTCACCGTTTTCAATCGCACCACCGAAAAGGCCGACGCCTGGGTGGCGGAGTTCGGGCACCGACGAGAGCTCACTCCGGCGGCGGCATCGGAGTCTGCCGACTTGGTGATGATGTGTGTCGGCAACGACAACGACGTGCGAGAGGTGGCCCTCGGACCTGAAGGAGTGCTGTCGACGATGAAAGATGGCGCCGTGCTCGTCGATCACACGACAGCGTCGGCCTCCGTCGCTCGCGAACTGTCCGATGCGGCCACGGCAGCTTCGATCGGTTTCGTCGACGCACCGGTGTCGGGCGGGCAAGCCGGCGCTGAGGCGGGAATTCTGACCGTCATGTGCGGTGCAGACGATCGCAGCTCTTTCGAGGCAGCTCGGCCGATAATTGCGTCCTATGCACGCGAGTGTCGCCTCCTTGGTCCGTCGGGGGCTGGCCAGACGACGAAGATGGTCAATCAGATCTGCATCGCCGGTCTGCTGCAGGGGCTCAGTGAGGGCATCGCGTTCGCACAGCGAGCGGGTCTCGACGTCGACGAGGTCGTCGCCGTCATCGGTAAGGGTGCAGCCGCAAGCTGGCAGATGGAGAATCGCGCGGCCACAATGGCGGCACGTGAGTTCGACTTCGGATTCGCGGTCGAGTGGATGCGCAAGGATCTCGCGATCTGCCTCACCGAGGCCGACCGGCTCGGTGCGAGACTCCCGGTCACGGCGCTCGTGAACCAGTTCTATCAAGACGTTCTTGGAGCTGGCGGCAAGCGGTGGGACACGAGTTCCCTCATCACGCGACTGGATGATCGATAG
- a CDS encoding Gfo/Idh/MocA family protein, whose protein sequence is MTPATTTPEREAAPKRWAILGAGGISERFAGCLARVDDAQLLAVGSRRPESVAQFATRVGAIKAYGSYDELVDDDDIDIVYVGNDHVDHVPTALLCVERGRHLLVEKPLGVRRDDAERLFTAARDAGTFVMEAMWTRFLPALQAARRVARSGQLGRLVSAEFSFGAVVDPHKSPRIFDPWRAGGALLDRGIYPISMAHMLLGPATQVVHASSRIRDGIDLETTATVRHGEVLVHYRAACDTSVPNTATLIGERARLTIPAVLIRPERFMIRTSDGTEQTHEHPLDGHGFEHEIRAVHEALDNGWLEHPDWKHADTLDTHAVMDEIRRRTGLRFPFEPNEPRGTEQLRAPE, encoded by the coding sequence GTGACGCCGGCTACGACGACGCCCGAACGAGAGGCCGCCCCGAAGAGATGGGCGATACTCGGCGCCGGCGGCATCTCCGAGCGATTCGCTGGTTGCCTTGCCAGAGTTGACGACGCCCAGCTTCTCGCAGTCGGGTCTCGGCGCCCCGAATCGGTCGCGCAGTTCGCTACAAGGGTCGGAGCGATCAAGGCATACGGTTCCTACGACGAACTCGTCGACGACGACGACATCGACATCGTGTACGTCGGCAACGACCACGTCGACCACGTGCCGACAGCGCTGCTGTGCGTCGAACGGGGCCGGCACCTCCTCGTCGAGAAGCCGCTCGGCGTCCGCCGCGATGACGCCGAACGGTTGTTCACCGCTGCGCGGGACGCTGGCACGTTTGTGATGGAAGCGATGTGGACAAGGTTCCTGCCAGCTCTGCAGGCAGCGCGTCGAGTGGCTCGCAGCGGCCAACTCGGCCGCCTGGTCTCGGCCGAGTTTTCCTTCGGCGCCGTCGTCGATCCGCACAAGAGCCCGCGAATCTTCGATCCCTGGCGTGCCGGTGGTGCGCTGCTCGACCGGGGGATCTACCCAATCTCGATGGCGCACATGCTTCTGGGGCCGGCAACGCAGGTGGTTCACGCGTCATCGCGCATTCGCGATGGCATCGACCTGGAGACGACGGCAACCGTTCGTCACGGTGAGGTACTCGTGCACTACAGGGCTGCGTGCGACACGTCGGTGCCCAACACTGCCACATTGATCGGGGAACGGGCCCGGCTGACCATCCCGGCCGTGCTCATCCGACCGGAGAGGTTCATGATTCGGACCAGCGACGGCACCGAGCAAACGCACGAACACCCGCTCGATGGGCACGGCTTCGAGCACGAAATCCGTGCGGTGCACGAGGCGTTGGACAACGGTTGGCTCGAACATCCCGACTGGAAACATGCTGACACGCTCGACACACACGCTGTCATGGACGAGATCCGTCGCAGAACCGGTCTGAGATTTCCGTTCGAGCCCAATGAGCCGAGAGGCACCGAGCAGCTCCGCGCCCCCGAGTGA
- a CDS encoding GntR family transcriptional regulator, which translates to MAELARTVFRDQIKNVLLERILDGTYQPGDRLVESRLAKEFGVSPAPIREALRDLEGIRMVESEPYRGVRVREVTVDELIEIYPVRAALEEVAGREATRRSSPEFIEALRGELDAMRRAAAAGDAQAHMTHDVAFHEHIIRQAGNSILYEVWASLRPEARTLVSQVRTSSDLDAIAETHVDVLKAIESGDADEASQVLRRHIEHFGTVIAAAVSGTAPHVPPS; encoded by the coding sequence ATGGCCGAACTCGCACGAACCGTCTTTCGGGACCAGATCAAGAATGTCTTGCTCGAGCGTATTCTCGACGGCACCTACCAGCCCGGCGACCGTCTCGTCGAAAGTCGGTTGGCGAAGGAGTTCGGTGTCAGTCCGGCCCCGATTCGCGAAGCGCTCCGCGATCTCGAAGGCATTCGCATGGTCGAATCCGAGCCGTACCGCGGGGTGCGGGTGCGGGAGGTCACGGTCGACGAACTCATCGAGATCTATCCCGTCCGCGCCGCGCTTGAGGAGGTTGCTGGACGCGAGGCCACCCGGCGAAGCAGTCCCGAGTTCATCGAGGCGTTGCGGGGTGAACTCGATGCCATGCGAAGAGCCGCGGCGGCCGGTGACGCACAGGCCCACATGACCCACGATGTCGCGTTTCACGAGCACATCATCCGGCAGGCCGGCAACTCGATTCTGTACGAGGTGTGGGCGAGCCTTCGACCGGAAGCGCGCACCCTGGTGAGCCAGGTCCGAACCTCGAGCGACCTTGACGCAATCGCCGAAACCCATGTCGATGTTCTCAAAGCCATCGAGTCGGGCGACGCCGATGAGGCATCGCAGGTTCTGCGGCGGCACATCGAGCACTTTGGCACGGTGATCGCCGCCGCCGTGAGCGGAACAGCCCCCCACGTTCCACCGTCGTGA
- a CDS encoding MBL fold metallo-hydrolase — translation MIQLDLRQVSPHAWAITTMRGCNPAIVATSSGVVVVDTPQLPTKALQLRRHAESLGDLRYIINTEHHVDHIFGNYYFRGSGAVVHHRGVHDNYMETTPSLDSFDYAASAVAEDDPEGLALLPDRAAYFADPNDGDVVFNGDLRLSVGDTTFDLVHTPGHTPGQIAVHVPSEGVVFTGDSVFVGCQTWLMNSNVTQWLESLDRIRQLDFDVLVPGHGQVADRQAIDDQRSVLEEWVETVRAAVTRGWSRDEAVDQISFADRCPVDIGQEHMMQFVQRHNTGALWDKLSSGRVP, via the coding sequence ATGATTCAACTCGATCTGCGGCAAGTCTCGCCTCACGCCTGGGCCATCACCACCATGCGAGGATGCAATCCGGCCATCGTGGCGACGTCGAGTGGTGTCGTCGTCGTGGACACTCCGCAACTGCCGACCAAAGCACTCCAGCTTCGGCGCCATGCCGAGTCACTCGGCGATCTCCGGTACATCATCAATACCGAACACCATGTCGATCACATCTTCGGCAACTACTACTTCCGTGGCTCGGGCGCCGTGGTTCATCATCGTGGCGTCCACGACAACTACATGGAAACGACGCCCTCGCTCGATTCCTTCGACTATGCCGCTTCTGCCGTGGCCGAAGATGACCCCGAAGGCCTGGCGCTCCTACCTGACCGGGCGGCATACTTCGCCGATCCGAACGACGGCGACGTGGTGTTCAACGGCGACCTCAGGCTTTCGGTGGGAGACACGACATTCGACCTCGTCCACACTCCTGGACACACGCCCGGCCAGATTGCCGTTCATGTGCCGAGCGAGGGGGTCGTCTTCACCGGAGACTCGGTGTTCGTTGGCTGTCAAACCTGGCTGATGAACTCGAACGTCACGCAATGGCTCGAGTCGCTCGATCGCATTCGCCAGCTCGACTTCGACGTTCTGGTACCGGGCCATGGGCAGGTCGCGGATCGTCAAGCGATCGACGACCAGCGCTCCGTACTCGAGGAGTGGGTCGAGACCGTGAGGGCAGCCGTCACACGTGGATGGTCGCGTGACGAGGCAGTCGATCAGATCAGCTTCGCCGATCGGTGCCCGGTCGATATCGGCCAGGAGCACATGATGCAGTTCGTCCAACGACACAACACCGGCGCTTTGTGGGACAAGCTCAGTTCAGGACGCGTTCCATGA
- a CDS encoding L-rhamnose mutarotase, whose protein sequence is MSVERVAWTGTLHPDRVDEYARKHTEIWPEMAESLADVGIRNYSIFVHGNLAFGYYESSDAEASIRGQREAPIRPRWKAHMSGLFISDGTTRMREVMHLPGHPLS, encoded by the coding sequence ATGAGCGTTGAACGAGTTGCTTGGACAGGCACGCTCCATCCCGATCGAGTCGACGAGTACGCACGAAAGCACACCGAGATCTGGCCAGAGATGGCCGAGTCGCTCGCTGACGTCGGCATTCGGAACTACTCGATCTTCGTACATGGCAACCTTGCCTTCGGCTACTACGAATCCAGCGATGCCGAAGCCTCGATCCGAGGCCAGCGGGAGGCACCGATCCGTCCTCGATGGAAAGCCCACATGTCCGGTTTGTTCATCTCGGACGGGACCACTCGGATGCGTGAGGTCATGCACCTACCCGGCCATCCGCTGAGCTGA
- a CDS encoding fumarylacetoacetate hydrolase family protein — protein sequence MIDDGASASTCRKQMKYVSYVTSETTDVLVGRLDGTDVIDLGFDGDMVSFIASGAPQGHERLVPNAQLVAPLRPPVLRDFLTFEGHLRNAFAGLGKDIPDEWFTVPAYYKGIPSTVIGPDTVIPWPSYSDRLDHELEIAAIIGRPGRNISAAEGLDHVFGFTLWNDFSARDVQTRELPVGMGPAKAKDWDGSNILGPYIVTVDEVDAGQIEAEVVVNGQRWGADSTANMRFSFGELIAYASRDQTLHPGEILGSGTMAGGSGIELDRWLQPGDLIELRSPQLGVLTNTVGAKPSGTPVPIEVVRDRSAPA from the coding sequence ATGATCGACGACGGCGCGAGCGCCTCGACCTGCAGGAAGCAGATGAAGTACGTCTCTTATGTAACCTCCGAAACCACCGACGTGCTTGTTGGCCGCCTCGACGGCACCGACGTGATCGACCTCGGTTTCGATGGCGACATGGTGTCGTTCATCGCGAGCGGTGCGCCGCAGGGCCACGAACGCCTCGTACCGAATGCGCAGCTGGTCGCCCCGCTCCGCCCACCCGTTCTTCGAGACTTCCTGACCTTCGAAGGACACCTTCGCAACGCGTTCGCCGGCCTCGGGAAGGACATCCCCGACGAATGGTTCACCGTACCGGCCTATTACAAGGGCATCCCGTCGACGGTCATCGGCCCGGACACCGTCATCCCGTGGCCGTCCTACTCCGACCGACTCGATCACGAACTCGAGATCGCAGCGATCATCGGCCGGCCAGGCCGCAACATCTCGGCAGCGGAGGGGCTCGACCACGTCTTCGGCTTCACCCTGTGGAACGACTTCTCGGCGCGCGACGTGCAGACTCGGGAGCTCCCAGTCGGAATGGGTCCCGCAAAGGCAAAGGACTGGGACGGCTCCAACATCCTTGGGCCCTACATCGTCACAGTCGACGAAGTCGACGCCGGCCAGATCGAGGCCGAAGTCGTTGTGAACGGCCAACGTTGGGGCGCGGACTCGACCGCCAACATGCGCTTCTCGTTCGGAGAACTCATTGCATACGCCTCTCGTGATCAAACACTGCATCCCGGCGAGATTCTGGGCTCAGGCACCATGGCAGGTGGATCGGGCATCGAACTCGATCGCTGGCTACAACCCGGAGACCTCATCGAGTTGCGGTCACCGCAACTCGGAGTACTGACCAACACCGTTGGCGCCAAGCCTTCCGGGACGCCGGTCCCGATCGAGGTCGTTCGAGATCGCTCGGCCCCGGCGTGA
- a CDS encoding sulfatase-like hydrolase/transferase, whose amino-acid sequence MTTRPNVLIIWTDQQHNEAIGASGRSPVKTPHLDELASTGAMFEQAYCTQPVCSPSRASVLTGMYPHSHGIVHCNDVLDADVPTLAEILRDEGYVGGYVGKWHLGFELRPQRGFDDFWASTEDVYTAHDADVSEGNSKYHEWLVTKGYEPTDVGKFGLPVFSRDTVTKLPEEVSKPAFMAEQTINFLDEHHDEPFVLSVNYLEPHFPFSSPYDGRYDPDDIELPASWYAEMDDTVPQHYRLLREYFATRNPYVDTNDERGWKELIARYLGMCSLIDTYTGKILDHLTATGLADNTIVVFTSDHGDMMGQLRLVCKSVQFERAVRVPLIIRAPGAEPRRITTPTSLVDITPTVLDLVGLPIPEHMEGKSLRPLIEKGDSAPDDATVVIEWHDWDGIARVPQAGSPEPLRLWDLAPNDQPESVGARTIRRGRWKLSLYATGEAELYDLETDPQETRNVVDDDNEDVIDDLLARLRTWQRDTDDDFVISLPSSSGSAVSTQDGDEHR is encoded by the coding sequence ATGACCACTCGTCCGAACGTCCTGATCATCTGGACTGACCAACAGCACAACGAGGCCATCGGAGCGTCTGGCAGGTCGCCGGTGAAGACGCCGCACCTCGACGAACTCGCTTCAACAGGCGCGATGTTCGAGCAGGCCTATTGCACCCAACCGGTCTGTAGCCCGAGTAGGGCATCGGTACTCACCGGGATGTACCCGCACAGCCACGGCATCGTCCACTGCAACGACGTGCTCGACGCCGACGTTCCGACGCTCGCCGAGATACTCCGAGACGAGGGGTACGTCGGCGGCTACGTCGGCAAATGGCACCTCGGATTCGAACTTCGGCCACAGCGCGGTTTCGACGACTTCTGGGCCAGCACCGAGGACGTGTACACCGCTCACGACGCCGACGTGTCCGAAGGCAACAGCAAGTACCACGAGTGGCTCGTCACCAAGGGGTATGAACCGACCGACGTCGGCAAGTTCGGCTTGCCCGTCTTCTCGCGTGACACCGTCACGAAGCTGCCCGAAGAGGTCAGCAAGCCAGCGTTCATGGCCGAGCAGACGATCAACTTCCTGGACGAGCATCACGACGAGCCCTTCGTTCTCTCCGTCAACTATCTGGAACCGCACTTCCCGTTCTCCAGCCCCTACGACGGCCGATACGACCCGGACGACATCGAGCTGCCGGCATCCTGGTACGCGGAGATGGACGACACGGTCCCTCAGCACTATCGGCTCCTGCGCGAGTACTTCGCAACGCGGAACCCCTATGTCGATACCAACGATGAGCGCGGTTGGAAGGAACTGATCGCCCGCTACCTGGGGATGTGTTCACTCATCGATACCTACACCGGCAAGATTCTCGACCACCTGACGGCGACCGGATTGGCCGACAACACCATCGTTGTCTTCACCAGCGATCACGGCGACATGATGGGCCAGCTTCGATTGGTGTGCAAGAGCGTTCAGTTCGAGCGTGCCGTTCGGGTGCCGCTCATCATCAGGGCCCCCGGCGCGGAGCCTCGCCGGATCACCACACCGACGAGCCTCGTCGACATCACGCCCACAGTGTTGGATCTGGTGGGTCTTCCGATTCCCGAACACATGGAGGGCAAGAGCCTTCGCCCATTGATCGAGAAGGGAGACTCAGCTCCAGACGATGCGACGGTCGTCATCGAGTGGCACGATTGGGACGGGATCGCACGCGTTCCACAGGCCGGCAGCCCCGAACCACTGCGACTGTGGGATCTTGCTCCCAACGATCAACCGGAGTCCGTAGGAGCGCGCACGATCCGCCGAGGTCGGTGGAAGTTGAGCCTCTACGCGACGGGCGAGGCAGAGTTGTACGATCTCGAAACCGACCCGCAGGAGACCCGGAACGTCGTCGACGACGACAACGAGGACGTCATCGACGACCTTCTTGCGAGGCTCCGGACCTGGCAACGCGACACCGACGACGACTTCGTGATCTCGTTGCCTTCCTCGAGCGGATCAGCAGTCTCGACGCAGGACGGGGACGAGCACCGATGA
- a CDS encoding aldehyde dehydrogenase family protein, translating into MTDIVTVNPATGDPLASYGSMDDRAISLSLETVAAAQPDWARRSLRARVDRLAELANVLERRRVEFATLITTEMGKRLVESLAEIDKCVATCRYYVEHAEEIFTPHDAEGPGSRNQIRLEPLGTILAIMPWNFPFWQVIRFAVPALLVGNGVLIKHAPNTTGCALAIETAMIEAEMEGIARALVVDPAVVPTTVERLINHDAIGAVTFTGSTPAGAAVAAVAGRAVKKSVLELGGSDPFVVLDDCDLEQAVSAAVASRFGNCGQSCLAAKRFIVHKRIADEFTTRFVESVSALRVGDPFDEASDLGPMARDDLRDALCSQVLRSVDLGAEMLVGQTDPSDRPGWWQQPIVLSGGERDRLMPAMAEETFGPAAIIAVVDHDDRAVELANDTPYGLAASIWSSDVERALSVGRRVQSGALFINRAVASDARLPFGGVRRSGYGRELGTVGAHEFANVRPLVIDDVTLG; encoded by the coding sequence ATGACCGACATCGTCACCGTCAACCCGGCGACCGGCGACCCATTGGCGAGCTATGGGAGCATGGACGATCGAGCGATCTCGCTGTCACTCGAGACTGTCGCGGCTGCCCAACCGGACTGGGCCCGGCGATCGCTGCGAGCACGCGTCGATCGCCTGGCCGAACTCGCAAACGTTCTGGAGCGACGCCGCGTCGAGTTCGCCACCCTGATCACGACAGAAATGGGGAAGCGACTCGTCGAGTCGCTCGCTGAGATCGACAAATGCGTGGCGACGTGCCGCTACTACGTCGAACACGCCGAAGAGATATTCACCCCGCACGACGCCGAGGGCCCGGGCAGCCGGAACCAGATCCGACTGGAACCGCTCGGCACGATCCTGGCGATCATGCCCTGGAACTTCCCGTTCTGGCAGGTCATTCGCTTCGCGGTCCCGGCCCTGCTCGTCGGCAACGGCGTGCTGATCAAACACGCCCCCAACACAACGGGCTGCGCTCTCGCGATCGAGACTGCCATGATCGAGGCCGAGATGGAAGGGATCGCGCGAGCGCTGGTCGTCGACCCCGCAGTCGTTCCGACCACAGTCGAACGCCTGATCAATCACGATGCGATCGGTGCCGTCACCTTCACCGGAAGCACCCCTGCCGGAGCTGCCGTAGCGGCGGTTGCCGGCAGGGCCGTGAAGAAGTCCGTTCTCGAGCTCGGCGGGTCGGATCCATTCGTCGTGCTCGACGACTGCGACCTCGAGCAGGCCGTCAGCGCTGCCGTTGCGTCGAGATTCGGTAACTGCGGGCAAAGCTGTCTTGCCGCCAAGCGATTCATCGTCCACAAGCGGATCGCCGACGAGTTCACAACTCGCTTCGTCGAGTCAGTGTCGGCGTTGCGAGTCGGAGATCCTTTCGACGAAGCCAGCGACCTCGGGCCCATGGCACGTGACGACCTCCGAGATGCGCTTTGCAGCCAGGTTCTTCGATCCGTCGACTTGGGTGCCGAGATGCTCGTCGGACAGACCGACCCCTCGGACCGACCTGGTTGGTGGCAACAACCGATTGTCTTGTCCGGTGGTGAACGAGACCGCTTGATGCCGGCGATGGCGGAGGAGACATTCGGCCCAGCCGCGATCATCGCAGTCGTCGACCATGACGACCGCGCCGTCGAGCTCGCGAACGACACACCGTACGGGCTCGCAGCCAGCATCTGGTCAAGCGACGTCGAACGAGCGCTGAGCGTCGGCCGACGCGTCCAAAGCGGCGCACTCTTCATCAATCGAGCGGTCGCGTCCGATGCTCGCCTGCCTTTTGGCGGTGTCCGCCGGTCGGGCTACGGACGAGAGCTCGGAACCGTCGGGGCGCACGAGTTCGCCAACGTTCGGCCGCTGGTCATCGACGATGTGACACTGGGCTGA
- a CDS encoding putative quinol monooxygenase yields the protein MSSNQIVVLATFTPKSGAEQEVEDVLRGMIQPTRSEGGNEMYDLCRSSSNGRQQFHLVERYRDQSALEDHRQTDHYRSYRAAIPELLDEDISVVVMDALDVV from the coding sequence ATGAGCAGCAACCAGATCGTCGTGCTCGCAACGTTCACCCCGAAATCGGGGGCTGAACAAGAGGTCGAGGACGTCTTGAGAGGGATGATCCAGCCCACGCGGTCCGAGGGCGGCAACGAGATGTATGACCTGTGCCGGTCATCGTCCAACGGTCGCCAGCAGTTCCACCTCGTGGAGCGGTACCGGGATCAGAGCGCACTCGAGGATCATCGACAGACCGACCACTACCGCAGCTACCGCGCTGCGATCCCCGAGCTACTCGACGAGGACATCTCGGTCGTCGTCATGGATGCATTGGACGTGGTATGA
- a CDS encoding amidohydrolase family protein, with translation MTDLEPTVVDSHCHVWQRWPYEPPVPDPLDRAVAAQLIYEMDAHGVSAATIVSANIGGNDDNNAYVAEAVADHPGRLFQLADFDSHWSSTYHVAGAARRLSDLCDQLEPVGITHYLQREDDGWFTSDEGASVFEVATERGLLVSLAASWRWYRSLLSVSDRFPAVPIVLHHLGGLRPHELDYPEQLEALRQLAARPNLFVKVSGWRYASSSPHEYPYPDVIDTLRFLYESFGTRLCWGSNYPVERPFTTYQQTMNLLRRHADFITDADRSLILGGTMAQLLARYGTNE, from the coding sequence GTGACCGATCTCGAACCGACCGTGGTCGACTCCCACTGCCATGTTTGGCAACGCTGGCCGTACGAGCCCCCGGTGCCGGATCCGCTCGATCGCGCCGTCGCCGCGCAACTCATCTACGAGATGGACGCTCACGGCGTCTCAGCAGCAACGATCGTCTCTGCAAACATCGGCGGAAACGACGACAACAACGCCTACGTCGCCGAGGCCGTCGCCGACCACCCCGGCAGGCTGTTCCAGCTTGCAGATTTCGATAGCCACTGGTCCTCGACCTACCACGTCGCCGGCGCAGCTCGACGCCTCTCGGACTTGTGTGATCAGCTCGAGCCGGTCGGTATCACTCACTACCTGCAGCGCGAGGACGACGGTTGGTTCACCTCCGACGAGGGGGCATCCGTTTTCGAGGTCGCAACCGAACGAGGTCTGCTCGTGAGTCTGGCAGCGTCGTGGCGGTGGTATCGCTCCTTGCTGTCCGTTTCTGATCGCTTCCCGGCCGTGCCGATTGTGCTGCATCACCTCGGGGGGCTCCGCCCCCATGAACTGGACTATCCAGAACAGCTCGAGGCGTTGCGCCAGCTGGCCGCTCGACCGAACCTCTTCGTCAAGGTATCCGGTTGGCGGTACGCGTCGAGTTCACCGCATGAGTATCCGTATCCGGACGTCATCGACACGCTTCGTTTCCTGTATGAGAGCTTCGGAACGCGGCTGTGCTGGGGCTCGAACTACCCCGTCGAGCGGCCATTCACCACCTACCAGCAGACGATGAATCTTCTCCGGCGGCACGCCGATTTCATCACCGACGCCGATCGTTCGCTGATCCTGGGTGGGACGATGGCGCAGCTCCTCGCTCGCTACGGAACGAACGAGTGA